In Myxocyprinus asiaticus isolate MX2 ecotype Aquarium Trade chromosome 8, UBuf_Myxa_2, whole genome shotgun sequence, a single genomic region encodes these proteins:
- the LOC127445142 gene encoding NEDD4-binding protein 2-like isoform X8 — MPKKNGLSPARVPMQAGENGSRPESRAHGASGSVLTQADSSRGYNNFGSTLSSSGQSESQSRDEIIINMQEMFSHLDSEVIYMVLHEADFKVDNAMDSLLELSDAAEGTAPPPPPVSGFEVAAALLGADSTQSGFAFSHQPESQREHSPHETHLTTEFDTLLDQEHETLTSQQTQPSIHSLMSSIPLSALPPPSQSIHLSCLPLTSQTQLPGPQTSLELEQNPKSGSVTEQASYSSPRLREACRGSSTVSEMSFGGVHIPEQKSISLDFSHLTMEASSTEPRPSAFQVYRRPDQLHNQTGVLKNNEALRTPAMLLKTQAAEFHPRTVGPAFITPVIPNPTPWNTNPFPAAQWLAHGPIRQAPLKPSATVPKSWTLPPKNRLKLEGHVLVLLRGAPGSGKTTLANAMLEHNPGGVVLSTDEYFTRNGPYHFEPNLLGEAHEWNHQRDCNWSFW; from the exons ATGCCAAAGAAAAACGGACTGAGTCCCGCCCGAGTTCCGATGCAGGCGGGTGAGAACGGGAGCCGTCCCGAGAGTCGAGCACACGGGGCAAGTGGATCTGTTTTGACCCAGGCGGACTCATCACGGGGCTATAATAACTTTGGGTCCACGCTGTCCAGCAGCGGTCAGTCGGAATCTCAAAGCCGAGACGAAATCATCATTAACATGCAAGAAATGTTTTCTCATCTGGACTCTGAAGTCATTTACATGGTGCTCCATGAGGCAGATTTTAAAG TGGACAATGCAATGGATTCTCTTTTGGAGCTGTCAGATGCTGCTGAGGGCACAGCACCGCCCCCTCCTCCAGTCTCTGGGTTTGAGGTGGCTGCTGCTCTCCTGGGAGCGGACTCCACTCAAAGTGGCTTCGCTTTTTCACACCAGCCTGAATCTCAGCGGGAACACAGCCCTCATGAAACCCACCTAACCACAGAGTTTGATACGCTCCTAGATCAGGAACATGAGACTTTGACGTCACAGCAAACACAGCCTAGCATTCATTCTCTGATGTCCTCCATACCTCTCTCTGCTCTGCCCCCTCCTTCTCAGTCAATCCATCTTTCCTGCCTGCCTCTCACATCCCAGACTCAGCTTCCTGGTCCTCAAACCTCTTTAGAGCTTGAGCAGAATCCCAAGTCGGGCTCTGTAACTGAACAGGCATCATACTCTAGCCCCAGGCTCAGAGAGGCCTGTAGAGGTAGTTCAACTGTGAGTGAAATGAGTTTTGGTGGGGTTCATATCCCAGAGCAGAAAAGCATATCTCTTGACTTTAGTCACTTAACAATGGAGGCCAGCTCTACTGAACCACGGCCCTCTGCCTTCCAGGTGTACCGCAGACCTGATCAGCTCCACAACCAAACAGGAGTTCTGAAGAATAATGAAGCGCTCAGAACACCAGCCATGTTATTGAAGACTCAGGCTGCGGAGTTCCATCCCCGCACTGTGGGGCCAGCCTTTATTACACCTGTCATTCCTAATCCCACACCCTGGAACACTAACCCTTTCCCTGCTGCTCAGTGGTTGGCTCATGGACCTATCAGACAAGCACCTCTGAAGCCTTCTGCAACTGTACCGAAGTCATGGACTCTACCTCCCAAGAACCGACTCAAATTGGAAGGGCATGTGCTGGTGTTACTTAGAGGGGCTCCTGGATCAGGCAAAACCACCCTTGCCAA tGCTATGTTGGAGCATAACCCAGGAGGGGTTGTTTTGAGCACTGACGAATATTTTACTCGAAATGGTCCCTACCATTTTGAGCCAAATTTACTAGGAGAAGCCCACGAGTGGAATCACCAGAGAG ACTGTAATTGGTCTTTCTGGTGA